The Halogeometricum rufum genome has a segment encoding these proteins:
- a CDS encoding aldo/keto reductase, whose product MQYRTLGDSDVEVSEVGFGAWVVGTDWWGDRTRADSIEMIHHAIEEGITYFDTGDVYGHGESEKVVGEAIADYRDEVTLATKVGYDFYNNPQAGHGELPKEMTGEWVRTATEKSLDRLGVDHVEVLQLHNANVDEVDADVLEALDELREEGLVDAVGWALGPSIGWLAEGDMAIEEEFDSLQLVWNLFEQEVGNHFLDTIERTGSSTSLVPRVPHSSGLLNEQVTPETGHDLDDHRGFRPDAWYETGWEKLETLRFLERGDEGTSSGSRTMGQAAIAYLLSHDPVASVTPTFHTKEDITEWAAASDVPKLSDEEMARVSDLYADNFGIDRDDGMDELRSSVGGDDIDAAGIDKRPSTGPRNSAD is encoded by the coding sequence ATGCAATACCGGACGCTGGGCGACTCGGACGTCGAGGTCAGCGAAGTCGGGTTCGGCGCGTGGGTCGTCGGCACCGACTGGTGGGGCGACCGGACGAGGGCCGACTCCATCGAGATGATCCACCACGCCATCGAGGAGGGAATCACCTACTTCGACACCGGCGACGTGTACGGCCACGGCGAGAGCGAGAAAGTCGTCGGCGAGGCCATCGCCGACTACCGCGACGAGGTCACCCTCGCGACGAAGGTGGGCTACGACTTCTACAACAACCCGCAGGCGGGCCACGGCGAACTCCCGAAGGAGATGACGGGCGAGTGGGTCCGCACCGCGACCGAGAAGAGCCTCGACCGACTCGGCGTCGACCACGTCGAGGTGCTGCAACTCCACAACGCGAACGTCGACGAGGTGGACGCGGACGTCCTCGAAGCCCTCGACGAACTGAGAGAGGAGGGACTCGTCGACGCCGTCGGCTGGGCGCTCGGCCCGTCCATCGGCTGGCTGGCCGAGGGCGACATGGCCATCGAGGAGGAGTTCGACTCCCTGCAACTCGTCTGGAACCTCTTCGAACAGGAGGTGGGCAACCACTTCCTCGACACCATCGAGCGCACGGGGTCGTCGACCAGTCTCGTCCCGCGCGTCCCCCACTCCTCGGGCCTCCTGAACGAGCAGGTGACGCCCGAGACGGGCCACGACTTGGACGACCACCGCGGGTTCCGCCCCGACGCGTGGTACGAGACGGGCTGGGAGAAACTGGAGACGCTCCGCTTCCTCGAACGCGGCGACGAGGGGACCTCGTCTGGCTCCCGGACGATGGGGCAGGCCGCCATCGCCTACCTCCTGAGCCACGACCCCGTCGCGTCGGTGACGCCGACGTTCCACACGAAGGAGGACATCACCGAGTGGGCCGCCGCCAGCGACGTTCCCAAGCTCTCTGACGAGGAGATGGCCCGCGTGAGCGACCTGTACGCCGACAACTTCGGCATCGACCGCGACGACGGGATGGACGAACTCCGCTCCTCGGTGGGCGGCGACGACATCGACGCCGCGGGCATCGACAAGCGCCCCTCCACCGGCCCGCGCAACTCCGCCGACTGA
- a CDS encoding GHMP family kinase ATP-binding protein, translated as MTTAYAPGSVTTVFVPRSDPAEGSLGVSFAVEDGVRATVEPADETTVRLDGSTTAFEPVAGVLDRLGVTAAVSLSADAPVGRGFGASGAATLATALAAVAEFELDADREDALEAAHRAEVTAGTGLGDVFVQDVGGFVWSTGDGRDRAERTDRIEYSSMGDIATREVLDDESAVANVADAGTETLSAFHPGDSMQAWFEASWAFAQRTELPTASVERTVERVVDAGGAATMAMVGETVLATGVDGVLDSETRVTNEGARVL; from the coding sequence ATGACGACAGCGTACGCACCCGGCAGCGTCACCACCGTCTTCGTGCCGCGTTCCGACCCGGCGGAGGGCTCGCTGGGCGTCAGTTTCGCCGTCGAGGACGGCGTGCGAGCCACCGTCGAACCGGCCGATGAGACCACCGTTCGACTGGACGGGTCGACCACAGCGTTCGAACCCGTCGCGGGCGTGCTCGACCGTCTCGGCGTCACGGCCGCCGTCTCGCTCTCGGCCGACGCGCCGGTCGGACGCGGCTTCGGCGCGAGTGGTGCGGCGACGCTCGCCACCGCTCTCGCCGCCGTCGCGGAGTTCGAGCTCGACGCGGACCGCGAGGACGCCCTCGAGGCGGCCCACCGCGCCGAAGTCACCGCCGGGACGGGTCTCGGAGACGTGTTCGTGCAGGACGTGGGCGGGTTCGTGTGGAGCACCGGCGACGGCCGCGACCGGGCCGAACGCACCGACCGCATCGAGTACAGTTCGATGGGCGACATCGCCACGCGGGAGGTTCTCGACGACGAGTCCGCTGTGGCGAACGTCGCCGACGCGGGCACCGAGACGCTCTCGGCGTTCCACCCCGGCGACTCCATGCAGGCGTGGTTCGAGGCGTCGTGGGCGTTCGCGCAGCGAACCGAACTGCCGACGGCGTCCGTCGAACGGACGGTCGAACGCGTCGTCGACGCCGGCGGCGCGGCGACGATGGCGATGGTGGGCGAGACGGTGCTGGCGACGGGCGTCGACGGCGTCCTCGACTCGGAGACGCGCGTCACGAACGAGGGCGCTCGCGTGCTGTAG
- a CDS encoding SHOCT domain-containing protein has product MTLLERIGDWLAANARAVRDSPPLAGVVAGLWLFLVVLASGGNPLMAFLTVAPLVMLGMYAVDWVLGYLRGDGAETRQSSESAAPYEPADEESAIARLRERYAAGDVDHAEFERRLDALVETESVARDDAGSQARTRTLERREVNR; this is encoded by the coding sequence ATGACCCTCCTCGAACGAATCGGCGACTGGCTCGCCGCCAACGCCCGCGCCGTCCGGGACAGCCCGCCACTCGCGGGCGTCGTCGCCGGACTGTGGCTGTTTCTCGTCGTCCTCGCCAGCGGCGGCAACCCGCTGATGGCGTTTCTCACGGTGGCACCGCTCGTGATGCTCGGGATGTACGCCGTCGACTGGGTGCTCGGCTACCTCCGCGGCGACGGCGCCGAGACGCGGCAGTCGAGCGAGTCCGCCGCGCCGTACGAACCGGCCGACGAGGAGTCGGCCATCGCCCGCCTCCGCGAACGCTACGCTGCCGGCGACGTGGACCACGCGGAGTTCGAGCGACGACTGGACGCACTCGTCGAGACTGAGAGCGTCGCGCGCGACGATGCGGGGTCACAGGCGCGAACGCGGACGCTCGAACGACGGGAAGTGAACCGGTAG
- a CDS encoding heme-binding protein, which produces MPEAPPTDEGWFVLHDFRTVDWDAWRDAPEHERERAVGEGVEYLRAHEAVEDADEGTSAVFSVLGHKADLLVVHFRPTLDDLSRAERQFERTSLANFTEQATSYVSVTEVSGYVSQEYFEDEDADIDEGLRRYIEGKLEPDVPDDQYVAFYPMSKRRGEKHNWYDLPFDERAEMMSVHGDTGREYAGKIKQVIASSVGFDDFEWGVTLFAEDPTDIKDIVYDMRFDDVSSKYGEFGQFYVGRRFPPADLGAYLDGESVPTAEHDEAAAHAEHGAHGSAHGHAHGDSPHGGDDHGGAHGGGGGHTHGDSPHGESAESDETEADDIRGELEDLNIYAGKPHGEDVYATVLYSEADTDELFEEVEGLRGNFDHYGTHVKTAVYEALERERTAVVSIWETQSAAETAAGFLSELPGIVSRAGEESGFGTMGMFYTVKPDYREDFVEKFDTVGDALADIDGHQDTDLMVNREDENDMFIASQWDSREDAMGFFRSDDFRDTVQWGRDVLADRPRHVFLA; this is translated from the coding sequence ATGCCAGAAGCCCCACCGACCGACGAGGGTTGGTTCGTCCTGCACGACTTCCGAACCGTGGACTGGGACGCGTGGCGCGACGCGCCCGAACACGAACGCGAACGCGCCGTCGGCGAGGGCGTCGAGTACCTCCGCGCGCACGAGGCCGTCGAGGACGCCGACGAGGGAACGTCGGCCGTCTTCTCCGTCCTCGGCCACAAGGCGGACCTGCTCGTCGTCCACTTCCGCCCGACGCTCGACGACCTCTCGCGGGCCGAACGGCAGTTCGAGCGCACGTCGCTCGCGAACTTCACCGAACAGGCCACCTCGTACGTCTCCGTCACCGAGGTGTCGGGGTACGTCTCGCAGGAGTACTTCGAGGACGAGGACGCCGACATCGACGAGGGTCTGCGCCGCTACATCGAGGGGAAACTCGAACCCGACGTCCCCGACGACCAGTACGTCGCCTTCTATCCGATGTCGAAGCGCCGCGGCGAGAAACACAACTGGTACGACCTGCCGTTCGACGAACGCGCCGAGATGATGTCCGTCCACGGCGACACCGGCCGCGAGTACGCCGGGAAGATAAAGCAGGTCATCGCCTCCTCCGTCGGCTTCGACGACTTCGAGTGGGGCGTGACGCTGTTCGCCGAGGACCCCACGGACATCAAGGACATCGTCTACGACATGCGCTTCGACGACGTCTCCTCGAAGTACGGCGAGTTCGGCCAGTTCTACGTCGGCCGCCGGTTCCCGCCCGCCGACCTGGGCGCGTACCTCGACGGGGAGTCGGTCCCCACGGCCGAACACGACGAGGCGGCCGCCCACGCCGAACACGGCGCGCACGGGTCGGCGCACGGCCACGCCCACGGTGACTCCCCCCACGGGGGCGACGACCACGGCGGCGCACACGGCGGCGGCGGCGGACACACGCACGGCGACTCCCCGCACGGCGAGTCCGCCGAGAGCGACGAGACGGAGGCGGACGACATCCGCGGCGAACTCGAGGACCTGAACATCTACGCGGGCAAACCCCACGGCGAGGACGTGTACGCCACGGTGCTCTACTCGGAGGCCGACACCGACGAACTGTTCGAGGAGGTGGAGGGTCTCCGCGGCAACTTCGACCACTACGGGACGCACGTCAAGACGGCCGTCTACGAGGCTCTCGAACGCGAACGGACCGCCGTCGTCTCCATCTGGGAGACGCAGTCGGCGGCGGAGACGGCCGCCGGGTTCCTCTCGGAACTGCCCGGCATCGTCTCGCGCGCCGGCGAGGAGTCCGGGTTCGGCACGATGGGGATGTTCTACACCGTCAAGCCCGACTACCGCGAGGACTTCGTCGAGAAGTTCGACACCGTCGGCGACGCACTCGCCGACATCGACGGCCACCAGGACACCGACCTGATGGTCAACCGCGAGGACGAGAACGACATGTTCATCGCCAGCCAGTGGGACTCCCGCGAGGACGCGATGGGCTTCTTCCGGTCGGACGACTTCCGCGACACCGTCCAGTGGGGCCGCGACGTCCTCGCGGACCGCCCGCGACACGTCTTCCTCGCGTAA
- a CDS encoding PadR family transcriptional regulator, which translates to MRKSGPPKGLISYLVLELLDEKPRYGYEILKEINDISGGHWEPSYGSVYPILYKFEDKGWATRIEREEESDRKYFELTDAGREELTEKRRESGGKAADFGDIILGFYHVYVAFATDDRFEVETADGLWRFDETFSSWIIEQLIRHHERDFGTFERIDATPEEFYEREGVEYDED; encoded by the coding sequence ATGCGGAAGAGTGGCCCCCCGAAGGGACTCATCTCGTACCTCGTGCTCGAACTCTTGGACGAGAAGCCGCGGTACGGCTACGAGATACTGAAGGAGATAAACGACATCAGCGGCGGCCACTGGGAGCCCTCGTACGGGTCCGTCTACCCCATCCTGTACAAGTTCGAGGACAAGGGCTGGGCCACCCGAATCGAACGCGAGGAGGAGTCCGACCGGAAGTACTTCGAACTCACCGACGCCGGCCGGGAGGAACTCACCGAGAAGCGTCGGGAGTCCGGCGGGAAGGCGGCCGACTTCGGCGACATCATCCTCGGCTTCTACCACGTCTACGTCGCCTTCGCCACCGACGACCGGTTCGAGGTGGAGACGGCCGACGGTCTCTGGCGGTTCGACGAGACGTTCAGTTCGTGGATCATCGAACAGTTGATTCGCCACCACGAACGCGACTTCGGCACGTTCGAGCGAATCGACGCGACGCCCGAGGAGTTCTACGAGCGAGAGGGCGTCGAGTACGACGAGGACTGA
- a CDS encoding site-2 protease family protein, whose product MNTLLWVLVGLLAYSLVALLLRRRGLLPSSVRIQGPFTTVHTKRGRDFIDWVATPKRFWRAWTNFGLGTAIVIMVGMFLFLLVQGILILQNPPAPSAVNQPQNFLVIPGVNDFLPLSVAPEIIFGLLVGLVVHEGGHGILCRVEDIEIESMGLFLFTILPLGAFVEPDEESQRKADRGGKSRMFAAGVTNNFAVTIVAFALLFGPVIGSIAVAPGMAVAGSYDGSPAAAAGIGQGDRITAVAGAPVDNETTLQSALRSTDAAQVEVELDGGESAADRETRTVTVQRSLIVAGSVAGNPANLSVSDQPITVTQVNGTPVYTQRGFSEAVGDDRFASVTTSRGTVTIPVGAYVTGATADGPLGSAGAPTGESVIVTAIDGERVTSSSDLDRVLDGIDPGTTVPVELHADGGFETYQVTLGENPRDGGAFLGVNLFPGSSGLLLTDFGVQSYPAGTYVALLGGDGGPDALGISGAIADSPLSAVYVALILPLASLVLGIPNFPGFTSNVANFYAVTGPLAFLGSGVFLLANVCFWMAWINLQLGMFNCIPGYPLDGGRILRTSAEAVVSRLPVSQPYTVVRTITTGVGVTMLLSLLLLVFGPTVLSG is encoded by the coding sequence ATGAACACCCTACTGTGGGTACTCGTCGGTCTGCTGGCGTACTCTCTCGTCGCCCTCCTCTTGCGCCGCCGCGGTCTGCTGCCCTCGTCGGTCCGCATTCAGGGGCCGTTCACGACCGTCCACACGAAGCGCGGGCGCGACTTCATCGACTGGGTCGCCACGCCGAAGCGGTTCTGGCGGGCGTGGACCAACTTCGGCCTCGGGACGGCCATCGTCATCATGGTCGGGATGTTCCTGTTCCTCCTCGTGCAGGGCATCCTCATCCTCCAGAACCCGCCCGCGCCCTCCGCGGTGAACCAACCGCAGAACTTCCTCGTCATCCCGGGCGTCAACGACTTCCTCCCCCTGTCGGTCGCCCCCGAGATAATCTTCGGCCTCCTCGTCGGCCTCGTCGTCCACGAGGGCGGCCACGGCATCCTCTGCCGCGTCGAGGACATCGAAATCGAGTCGATGGGCCTCTTCCTGTTCACGATTCTGCCCCTCGGCGCGTTCGTCGAACCCGACGAGGAGAGCCAGCGGAAGGCCGACCGCGGCGGCAAGTCCCGGATGTTCGCCGCCGGCGTGACGAACAACTTCGCCGTCACCATCGTCGCGTTCGCCCTCCTGTTCGGCCCCGTCATCGGCTCTATCGCCGTCGCACCCGGCATGGCCGTCGCCGGGTCGTACGACGGGTCGCCCGCCGCCGCGGCCGGCATCGGACAGGGCGACCGCATCACCGCCGTCGCCGGCGCGCCCGTCGACAACGAGACGACGCTCCAGTCGGCGCTCCGTTCGACGGACGCCGCGCAGGTCGAGGTCGAACTCGACGGCGGCGAGAGCGCCGCGGACCGCGAGACGCGGACGGTGACGGTCCAGCGGTCGCTCATCGTCGCCGGCTCCGTCGCGGGCAACCCCGCGAACCTCTCGGTGTCCGACCAGCCGATAACCGTCACGCAGGTGAACGGCACCCCCGTCTACACCCAGCGCGGGTTCTCCGAAGCGGTCGGCGACGACAGGTTCGCCAGCGTCACCACCTCGCGCGGGACGGTCACCATCCCCGTCGGCGCGTACGTCACGGGGGCGACGGCCGACGGCCCTCTCGGAAGCGCGGGTGCGCCGACCGGTGAGAGCGTCATCGTCACCGCCATCGACGGCGAACGCGTCACCTCCTCCTCCGACCTCGACCGGGTGCTGGACGGCATCGACCCCGGCACGACGGTGCCCGTCGAACTCCACGCCGACGGCGGGTTCGAGACGTACCAGGTGACGCTGGGCGAGAACCCGCGCGACGGCGGCGCGTTCCTCGGCGTCAACCTGTTCCCCGGGTCGAGCGGACTCCTGCTCACCGACTTCGGCGTGCAGTCGTACCCCGCGGGCACGTACGTCGCCCTCCTCGGCGGCGACGGCGGCCCCGACGCCCTCGGCATCTCGGGGGCCATCGCGGACTCGCCGCTCAGCGCGGTGTACGTCGCGCTCATCCTCCCGCTTGCCTCCCTCGTCCTCGGCATCCCCAACTTCCCGGGGTTCACGAGCAACGTCGCCAACTTCTACGCCGTGACCGGACCGCTCGCGTTCCTCGGGTCGGGGGTGTTCCTCCTCGCCAACGTCTGCTTCTGGATGGCGTGGATAAACCTCCAGCTCGGCATGTTCAACTGCATCCCGGGCTACCCGCTCGACGGCGGGCGCATCCTGCGGACCAGCGCGGAGGCCGTCGTCTCGCGGCTCCCCGTCTCGCAGCCGTACACCGTCGTCCGCACCATCACGACGGGCGTCGGCGTGACGATGCTGCTGTCGCTGCTCCTCCTCGTGTTCGGGCCGACGGTGCTGAGCGGCTGA
- a CDS encoding LURP-one-related/scramblase family protein: MFDGDHYEVRQKIRLGNKYRVYEGDTPILESAQKKLRLKEDFRFTDPDTGDERFRVKADSVLDIASAYDIEDVETGERVGSVKRSAFSFFKHEYELLGPDGETVATVVEDNVPMALARRFLSTLIPFSYDIVSPTGETLGEASEAFAVRDKYEIDLYGGVDPRLAVVGMVVIDAIEEN; the protein is encoded by the coding sequence ATGTTCGACGGCGACCACTACGAAGTCAGACAGAAGATTCGCCTCGGCAACAAGTACCGCGTCTACGAGGGCGACACGCCGATTCTGGAGTCCGCACAGAAGAAGCTCCGACTGAAGGAGGACTTCCGCTTCACCGACCCGGACACGGGCGACGAACGGTTCCGCGTGAAGGCCGACAGCGTCCTCGACATCGCCTCGGCGTACGACATCGAGGACGTCGAGACGGGCGAACGCGTCGGCTCCGTGAAGCGGAGCGCGTTCTCGTTCTTCAAGCACGAGTACGAACTGCTCGGCCCGGACGGGGAGACGGTTGCCACCGTCGTCGAGGACAACGTTCCGATGGCCCTCGCCAGACGCTTCCTCTCGACGCTCATCCCGTTCAGTTACGACATCGTCTCGCCGACGGGGGAGACGCTGGGCGAAGCCTCGGAGGCGTTCGCGGTCCGCGACAAGTACGAAATCGACCTGTACGGCGGCGTCGACCCGCGACTCGCCGTCGTCGGGATGGTCGTCATCGACGCCATCGAGGAGAACTGA
- the lysS gene encoding lysine--tRNA ligase, producing the protein MTDETTDDSESADETAENAGHRAFWADSVADEIAARDPEEPIVIKGGVSPSGVAHLGNFNEIMRGYFVAEVLRERGHEVRQVFTSDDKDPLRKLPRKLADADGNIVGLGDVDAGALGRNLGKPYTSIPDPFGEAESYAAHFANLLKADADRLGVPVEMLSNTELYEEGAFDPVVERVLSDVDDARAVLSKYQRKVDEEYVPFNPVCEACGKITETVTDIDLDAKTVDYVCTDMTVGDETIDGCGHEGTATFREGKLPWRFEWPGQWQVLGVDFEPFGKDHAEGSWPSGEDIARNVLGIEPPVPMTYEWFTLNGEALSSSAGNVVTVPEILELLEPEVLRYFFVLDPKKARNLDLSRLDQLVDDFDRFERAYFGEVDDENLTAFAERAYPFVVDEVREDRVRLPYTFAAVLGMTDDREVRVQMARNEGHFTDETPEWAVEEALERVEKARAWAERMDNAYNYRLQVELPDADFDADVAAALDDLADFVAAGHDGEEIQGEIYETARRHDVEVSDLFGAGYRLFFDQPQGPRLGEFLGDLDRTFVVKRLRREE; encoded by the coding sequence ATGACAGACGAGACGACCGACGACTCCGAATCCGCCGACGAGACCGCCGAGAACGCCGGCCACCGCGCGTTCTGGGCCGACAGCGTGGCCGACGAGATAGCGGCGCGCGACCCCGAGGAGCCCATCGTCATCAAGGGCGGCGTCTCCCCGTCCGGCGTCGCCCACCTCGGCAACTTCAACGAGATAATGCGCGGCTACTTCGTCGCCGAAGTGCTCCGCGAACGCGGCCACGAGGTCCGGCAGGTGTTCACCAGCGACGACAAAGACCCGCTCCGAAAACTCCCCCGGAAACTCGCCGACGCCGACGGTAACATCGTCGGTCTGGGCGACGTCGACGCCGGCGCACTCGGGCGCAACCTCGGCAAGCCGTACACGTCGATTCCCGATCCGTTCGGCGAGGCGGAGTCGTACGCGGCCCACTTCGCGAACCTCCTGAAGGCCGACGCCGACCGACTCGGCGTCCCCGTCGAGATGCTGTCGAACACCGAACTGTACGAGGAGGGCGCGTTCGACCCCGTCGTCGAACGGGTGCTGTCGGACGTCGACGACGCCCGCGCGGTGCTCTCGAAGTACCAGCGGAAGGTCGACGAGGAGTACGTCCCGTTCAACCCCGTCTGCGAGGCCTGCGGGAAGATTACCGAGACGGTGACCGACATCGACCTCGACGCGAAGACGGTCGACTACGTCTGCACCGACATGACCGTCGGCGACGAGACCATCGACGGGTGCGGTCACGAGGGAACCGCGACGTTCAGAGAGGGCAAACTCCCGTGGCGGTTCGAGTGGCCCGGCCAGTGGCAGGTGCTGGGCGTCGACTTCGAACCGTTCGGCAAGGACCACGCCGAGGGGTCGTGGCCCTCCGGCGAGGACATCGCTCGGAACGTCCTCGGCATCGAACCGCCGGTGCCGATGACGTACGAGTGGTTCACGCTGAACGGCGAGGCGCTCTCCTCTTCGGCCGGGAACGTCGTCACCGTCCCCGAGATTCTCGAACTGCTGGAGCCCGAAGTCCTCCGGTACTTCTTCGTTCTCGACCCGAAGAAGGCGCGCAACCTCGACCTCTCGCGACTCGACCAACTCGTCGACGACTTCGACCGGTTCGAACGCGCCTACTTCGGCGAGGTGGACGACGAGAACCTGACGGCGTTCGCCGAACGCGCCTACCCGTTCGTCGTCGACGAGGTGCGCGAGGACCGGGTCCGACTGCCCTACACGTTCGCGGCCGTTCTCGGCATGACCGACGACCGGGAGGTGCGCGTGCAGATGGCCCGCAACGAGGGGCACTTCACCGACGAGACGCCCGAGTGGGCCGTCGAGGAGGCACTCGAACGCGTCGAGAAGGCGCGGGCGTGGGCCGAGCGGATGGACAACGCGTACAACTACCGCCTGCAGGTCGAGTTGCCCGACGCCGACTTCGACGCCGACGTGGCGGCGGCGCTGGACGACCTGGCTGACTTCGTCGCCGCCGGCCACGACGGCGAGGAGATTCAGGGCGAGATATACGAGACCGCCCGACGGCACGACGTGGAGGTGAGCGACCTGTTCGGCGCGGGCTACCGCCTGTTCTTCGACCAACCGCAGGGGCCGCGCCTCGGCGAGTTCCTCGGCGACTTGGACCGGACGTTCGTCGTGAAGCGACTGCGGCGCGAGGAGTAG
- the pyrH gene encoding UMP kinase, translated as MRVVVSIGGSVLAPDLDARRVEGHAAVIERLAREGVELGAVVGGGGVARDYINAARDLGANEVQLDQIGIDVTRINARLLIAALGPKVDPKVAHDYEEAGDSIRRGDISVMGGVMPGQTTDAVAAALAEYVDADLLVYATSADGVFDADPNVDDSAQRYEELSASDLVDVIAPMSRDAGASAPVDLLAAKLIERSGMRTIVLDGTDPERIERAVMRGEHSGTDIIPDGTDDEPSYWAQR; from the coding sequence ATGAGAGTCGTCGTTTCTATCGGAGGGAGTGTGCTCGCGCCGGACTTAGACGCTCGGCGCGTAGAGGGCCACGCGGCCGTCATCGAACGCCTCGCGCGCGAAGGGGTCGAACTCGGGGCCGTCGTCGGCGGCGGCGGCGTCGCCCGCGACTACATCAACGCGGCGCGTGACCTCGGCGCGAACGAGGTCCAACTCGACCAGATCGGCATCGACGTGACGCGCATCAACGCGCGCCTCCTCATCGCCGCCCTCGGTCCGAAGGTCGACCCGAAGGTGGCGCACGACTACGAGGAGGCGGGCGACTCCATCCGCCGCGGCGACATCTCCGTGATGGGCGGCGTGATGCCCGGCCAGACGACGGACGCCGTCGCCGCCGCCCTCGCCGAGTACGTCGACGCCGACCTGCTCGTGTACGCCACGAGCGCGGACGGCGTCTTCGACGCGGACCCGAACGTGGACGACAGCGCGCAACGCTACGAAGAACTCTCCGCGTCGGACCTCGTGGACGTCATCGCGCCCATGAGCCGCGACGCCGGCGCCTCCGCGCCCGTGGACCTGCTCGCCGCCAAACTCATCGAGCGGTCGGGCATGCGCACCATCGTCCTCGACGGGACGGACCCCGAACGAATCGAACGCGCCGTCATGCGCGGCGAGCACTCGGGCACCGACATCATCCCCGACGGCACCGACGACGAACCGAGCTACTGGGCCCAGCGATAG
- a CDS encoding molybdopterin synthase: MHVLGAVGPGATAVLERVAPRLDGRVATVESGDGRKSESRPDGVEATHTLGGDGSWRGSGTGRSLDRLLDDLSARHDYALLSGFPEATVPTVALGGADAANVVLEAADADELDDDDVVAAVREGEPHVTLSTLVERVKQSPRADHAGAIATFTGRVRAKEHEDDARTTQLTFEKYEGVAEEKMRAIESELTDRDGVEEVAMFHRTGVVEDGEDIVFVVVLAGHRRESFRAVEDGIDRLKDEVPIFKKETTVEEDFWVHDRE; encoded by the coding sequence ATGCACGTACTCGGAGCCGTCGGGCCGGGGGCGACGGCCGTTCTGGAACGCGTCGCCCCGCGTCTCGACGGGCGCGTCGCCACCGTGGAATCGGGAGACGGGAGGAAGAGCGAATCGCGTCCCGACGGAGTCGAAGCCACCCACACGCTCGGCGGAGACGGGTCGTGGCGCGGGTCCGGGACCGGCCGTTCGCTGGACCGACTGCTCGACGACCTGTCCGCCCGACACGACTACGCGTTGCTCTCGGGGTTCCCCGAGGCCACCGTCCCCACCGTCGCCCTCGGCGGTGCGGACGCCGCGAACGTCGTCCTCGAAGCGGCCGACGCCGACGAACTCGACGACGACGACGTGGTCGCCGCGGTCCGCGAGGGCGAACCGCACGTGACGCTCTCGACGCTGGTCGAACGGGTCAAGCAGTCGCCGCGGGCGGACCACGCCGGGGCCATCGCCACGTTCACCGGGCGCGTCCGCGCGAAGGAACACGAGGACGACGCGCGAACGACCCAGTTGACGTTCGAGAAGTACGAGGGCGTCGCCGAGGAGAAGATGCGCGCCATCGAGTCCGAACTCACCGACCGCGACGGCGTCGAGGAGGTGGCGATGTTCCACCGGACGGGCGTCGTCGAGGACGGCGAGGACATCGTGTTCGTCGTCGTCCTCGCCGGACACCGGCGGGAGTCGTTCCGCGCCGTCGAGGACGGAATCGACCGCCTGAAAGACGAGGTTCCCATCTTCAAGAAGGAGACCACCGTCGAGGAGGACTTCTGGGTTCACGACCGGGAGTGA
- a CDS encoding DUF7123 family protein gives MSATVNPSTEPAAKELSKEDRLKQYLQEKAQDGEMYFKSKFIADEVGLSPKEIGALMVKLRESATELTIEKWSYTSATTWRVEPSA, from the coding sequence ATGAGCGCAACCGTAAACCCCTCCACCGAACCCGCCGCGAAGGAACTCTCGAAGGAAGACCGTCTGAAGCAGTACCTTCAGGAGAAGGCACAGGACGGCGAGATGTACTTCAAGTCGAAGTTCATCGCGGACGAGGTCGGACTCTCGCCGAAGGAGATCGGCGCCCTGATGGTGAAACTCCGCGAGTCGGCCACGGAACTGACCATCGAGAAGTGGTCGTACACGAGTGCGACCACGTGGCGCGTCGAACCGTCGGCGTAA